The DNA region GGGCCCTGGTGGGGCTGTGGTGGCTGCGCGGGGCCGAGCTCGCCCGGTGACAGCGGGGGCTTGCGGATGCGCGCTGCGTACGCGGAGCCCATGCTGGAGGTGACCGACGAACAGCAAGGAGGTCGGCGATGTCTGTGATGGACAAGCTGAAGCAGATGCTCAAGGGTCACGAGGACAAGGCCGGACAGGGCATCGACAAGGCCGGTGACTTTGTCGACGACAAGACCCAGGGCAAGTACAGCAGCCAGGTCGACACGGCCCAGGACAAGCTCAAGGACCAGCTGGGACGTGATCAGGGCCAGCCTCCCCAGGCATGACGCCGCGGCCTCCCGTCGCGGCTGACCAGCGGCGCTGACG from Streptomyces flavofungini includes:
- a CDS encoding antitoxin gives rise to the protein MSVMDKLKQMLKGHEDKAGQGIDKAGDFVDDKTQGKYSSQVDTAQDKLKDQLGRDQGQPPQA